One Candidatus Poribacteria bacterium DNA segment encodes these proteins:
- a CDS encoding site-specific integrase — MKGTRPLDNAEIRKVSDAFDGIFAVRNQSLFMLGVSVGGRISELLALKVNDVWQNGKPVKDLLFDRNIVKGGEISRAVPVNIDGREAIENLITWQTELYGNVKPTRPLFPSRNGQGSQTMTRKAAHDVLKRAFEDAGLNGKLGTHSLRKSYAQRLYEQTSDIYAVQEMLGHKSVMTTQRYLGVNYASVREASEAMSVHSEGDISTKTSPSVNEATDDVLLVELLRRGYDVARLLQKEELQEPLQSPSKKTASRFV, encoded by the coding sequence ATGAAAGGCACAAGACCTTTAGATAATGCTGAAATCCGAAAAGTATCGGATGCCTTTGATGGTATATTCGCCGTTCGGAATCAGAGTCTATTCATGTTAGGGGTATCCGTTGGCGGACGGATTAGTGAACTATTGGCGTTGAAAGTAAACGATGTGTGGCAAAACGGTAAGCCTGTTAAGGATTTATTGTTTGATCGGAACATTGTAAAAGGTGGTGAGATATCCAGAGCCGTGCCTGTGAATATAGATGGTAGAGAGGCAATTGAGAATCTTATCACTTGGCAGACTGAACTCTATGGCAACGTCAAACCTACCCGTCCGCTGTTTCCGTCCCGGAACGGACAAGGTTCGCAGACGATGACTCGTAAAGCAGCACACGATGTACTCAAGCGTGCATTTGAGGATGCGGGTTTGAATGGTAAACTCGGTACACACTCGCTGCGGAAATCGTATGCGCAGCGTCTCTACGAACAGACAAGCGATATTTACGCTGTACAGGAGATGCTGGGGCATAAAAGTGTCATGACAACACAACGGTATCTCGGTGTGAACTACGCGAGTGTGCGCGAGGCATCGGAGGCGATGTCAGTGCACAGCGAAGGTGACATAAGTACGAAAACGTCACCTTCAGTGAACGAAGCCACGGATGACGTGCTATTGGTCGAATTGCTTCGGAGAGGCTATGATGTCGCCCGACTCCTTCAGAAAGAAGAACTCCAAGAACCTTTGCAATCCCCAAGCAAGAAAACTGCATCAAGATTCGTCTAA
- the holA gene encoding DNA polymerase III subunit delta, whose product MRQQRKPLPNILREIQSNKVFPVYLLCGEESFLVEGTLKQMLDHLLTPETRDFNLSFLEGTDVTTQEILSQVDTYPVMSEWRVVVVQDAALFKTQQRSTPITVVRNAFKIETTNASKCISTLAKLLDVTPQQVAERHLDFINAVDALVNELETRLSAEERQFLERLPQIAQELDVHSTDVSAVDDVELMLEWLQGDLPKNSVLIFTVRGPVNERNRLVRAIDDVGRYRPFAPIEAGPSVNRDPLYIKVSEKLSEHDKQITPRAFTQLRNRTGGDMHTIAEALNKIINFVGDKRQVDEQDIRNIVTQNMYDSIFDLTDAIGKRSAKQALKSLHDVLSSGQEPIPVNSTIARQFRFALQAKLIAEKKELRPFRGRMPLKNFIENIFQPIAEEVGSLLPKSATHNILKQNPYVAYKIFQTLHAFTAEELATALEKTLEIDTELKTSQVDATCTLEQLVYELCDNRQARRGHSPP is encoded by the coding sequence ATGAGACAACAGCGAAAACCCCTACCCAACATCCTTCGTGAAATCCAATCGAATAAAGTTTTCCCGGTGTACCTGCTTTGTGGCGAGGAGAGTTTCCTTGTTGAAGGCACGCTTAAACAGATGCTGGATCATCTCCTTACGCCTGAAACACGGGATTTCAACCTCTCCTTCTTGGAAGGTACCGATGTTACAACCCAAGAGATCCTCAGTCAGGTAGATACCTATCCTGTCATGTCAGAATGGCGGGTTGTTGTCGTCCAGGACGCAGCTTTATTTAAAACACAACAACGTTCAACACCGATAACAGTCGTCCGAAACGCGTTTAAAATTGAGACCACGAACGCCTCAAAATGTATCTCTACATTGGCAAAACTTTTGGACGTTACGCCACAACAGGTTGCCGAACGGCATCTTGATTTCATAAATGCGGTTGATGCTCTTGTCAATGAGCTGGAAACGAGATTATCTGCTGAAGAACGTCAGTTCTTAGAACGTTTACCGCAAATTGCGCAAGAACTGGACGTACACTCCACGGATGTCAGTGCTGTTGACGATGTTGAATTAATGCTCGAGTGGCTTCAGGGAGATTTACCGAAGAATAGTGTCTTGATCTTCACGGTAAGAGGTCCAGTGAACGAACGGAATAGACTTGTTAGAGCTATTGATGATGTCGGACGCTACAGACCCTTCGCGCCAATAGAAGCCGGTCCGTCTGTGAATCGAGATCCGTTATATATAAAAGTATCAGAAAAACTCTCCGAACACGATAAACAGATAACACCTCGCGCCTTTACGCAGCTTCGGAATCGCACTGGCGGTGATATGCACACTATTGCTGAAGCCCTCAATAAGATTATCAATTTCGTTGGTGATAAACGTCAGGTAGATGAGCAAGATATTCGGAACATTGTAACTCAGAATATGTACGACAGTATTTTTGACTTAACCGATGCGATCGGAAAACGTTCAGCGAAACAGGCGTTGAAGAGCCTTCACGACGTTTTGTCGAGCGGTCAAGAACCAATTCCTGTTAATTCCACGATCGCTCGCCAATTCCGATTCGCGCTCCAAGCCAAGTTGATCGCTGAGAAGAAAGAATTGCGACCGTTTCGTGGTCGGATGCCCCTTAAGAATTTTATAGAAAATATCTTCCAACCGATTGCTGAAGAAGTTGGGAGCCTCTTACCCAAATCCGCTACCCATAACATCTTGAAACAAAACCCTTACGTTGCTTATAAAATCTTTCAGACACTCCACGCCTTTACAGCGGAAGAGCTTGCTACCGCACTTGAGAAAACCTTAGAAATAGACACCGAATTGAAAACGAGTCAGGTAGATGCAACATGTACACTGGAACAGTTAGTATATGAACTGTGCGATAACCGGCAAGCCAGAAGGGGACACTCACCACCATAG
- a CDS encoding zinc ribbon domain-containing protein — protein MPIFEYRCNDCTTDFEVLQRVSDTDTSITKCPRCGAEDATKRFSAFATTGTQQETAGDNAT, from the coding sequence ATGCCAATTTTTGAATACCGATGCAATGACTGCACAACTGATTTTGAAGTGCTTCAACGTGTCAGTGATACCGATACATCTATAACAAAATGCCCACGTTGCGGCGCAGAGGACGCTACGAAACGCTTCTCGGCGTTTGCGACCACTGGGACGCAACAGGAGACTGCTGGCGATAACGCTACTTGA
- a CDS encoding YdjY domain-containing protein — MIKYSVLAQHVSFPNLLLKLTIGIFFAGFFATSGFAELPDFHVDAQSITFSNSYPVEGEEITIWVEVKNIGEGTPTMNEDLVVDLYEGDPATQPLQILCSDVILELKAGRTDRVEARWQPPPGQTEIYAVVNPTGDEHIEETNAENNITHATIVAEKRTFPAVTPDQIQETIRKGITWIKAQRGKHSRTCLQCGTENQLILLCITCGASLKGLAENFIPGPSWNFGEDQTQETALALQTLFATGHTPSDPAVQEGLEFLIEQNWNEFAVYQFAVIIPVLVATQDEAYRDRTQFAVNQLVKKQLPVLGSEFADERDDGGWGYGFSADGAHMNMVIYALYTAKQWGLDIPQDTWNRAEKWVRRNQTETGGWLYNLVDEGSPWAIGVYGSMTATGLWALRACGVRVDDSQIQKGIAWVKKHWTLTRNPGSNSWLYYYLLSLQRFCDIPPTVDTLAGYNWYDEIAQMMVTQQEPDGRWRGSESDFLSTCFSVMTLSHALVGPTGPSIGIVPQSLRFSPPSPRVGEPVRLSATLRNTGTPFNGILNAEFVVKDEKVATTEVLWTPKLGETVVSADWVPTTEGETEVVARIDVADTNEKDNTASEKLTVYPQSTAATDAQLVNPTKVSETVYQLGNVLFDTSKREVTIPGEINIVGGDINIEFFACGTLGKTHESILIIDAEPIHIFAALGALDYDAGMNLTVEGDPRPPTGSPVEIWVEWSRGDEVVSRRARELIWNAFTEQPMQETSWIFNGGRLRNNQFTAQLFHNIIAVYRDPDSLFNHPLPTGTDDRTYRVNTDVIPPKGTKIKLIIRPVVA; from the coding sequence ATGATTAAGTATTCAGTTTTGGCACAGCATGTAAGTTTTCCGAACTTGCTATTAAAATTAACAATCGGAATCTTCTTTGCCGGTTTTTTTGCAACGAGCGGATTTGCAGAATTGCCAGATTTCCATGTTGATGCCCAGAGTATCACTTTTTCTAATTCCTATCCGGTTGAAGGCGAAGAAATTACCATCTGGGTCGAAGTGAAGAATATCGGTGAAGGCACCCCCACAATGAATGAGGATTTGGTCGTTGACCTTTACGAAGGGGATCCCGCGACACAACCGCTCCAGATTCTCTGTAGTGATGTTATTTTAGAGTTGAAAGCGGGCAGGACAGATCGGGTAGAAGCGAGGTGGCAACCGCCACCCGGTCAGACGGAGATTTATGCCGTTGTTAACCCTACAGGTGATGAACATATTGAAGAAACGAACGCAGAAAACAACATCACGCATGCGACAATTGTCGCAGAGAAGCGGACGTTCCCTGCTGTTACACCAGATCAAATTCAGGAAACAATCAGGAAAGGGATTACTTGGATAAAGGCACAACGCGGCAAACATAGCCGTACCTGTTTACAGTGTGGCACTGAAAATCAGCTTATTTTACTCTGCATCACCTGCGGCGCGAGTCTGAAAGGGTTAGCAGAAAATTTCATTCCCGGGCCCTCATGGAACTTCGGTGAGGATCAGACGCAAGAAACTGCTTTAGCACTCCAGACGCTGTTCGCAACCGGACACACCCCATCAGACCCTGCAGTTCAAGAAGGCTTAGAATTTCTGATTGAACAGAACTGGAATGAATTCGCTGTCTACCAATTCGCAGTAATTATCCCCGTATTAGTTGCCACCCAAGATGAAGCGTATAGGGATCGAACGCAATTCGCTGTTAACCAACTGGTTAAAAAGCAGCTGCCTGTCTTGGGGAGTGAGTTCGCGGATGAACGGGACGATGGCGGCTGGGGATACGGTTTCTCTGCGGACGGTGCGCACATGAACATGGTTATCTATGCGCTGTATACCGCGAAGCAGTGGGGACTTGATATTCCACAGGATACATGGAACCGCGCCGAAAAGTGGGTACGCCGCAATCAAACTGAAACGGGAGGTTGGCTCTACAATTTAGTCGACGAAGGCTCGCCTTGGGCGATAGGGGTCTATGGAAGCATGACCGCGACTGGATTGTGGGCACTCCGGGCATGTGGTGTCCGTGTTGATGATTCACAGATTCAGAAAGGCATCGCATGGGTGAAAAAGCACTGGACGTTAACTCGGAATCCGGGGTCTAATTCCTGGCTTTATTATTATCTACTCTCATTGCAAAGGTTCTGTGATATTCCACCGACTGTAGACACACTCGCTGGCTATAACTGGTATGACGAGATCGCGCAGATGATGGTCACACAGCAAGAACCTGATGGAAGATGGCGCGGCTCTGAAAGCGATTTTTTATCCACATGTTTCTCAGTAATGACTTTGAGCCATGCCTTGGTAGGACCAACGGGACCAAGCATTGGAATCGTGCCGCAGAGCCTTCGGTTTTCCCCGCCCTCGCCGCGGGTCGGCGAACCCGTTAGGCTGAGTGCAACGCTTCGGAACACTGGAACGCCTTTCAACGGGATTCTAAATGCAGAATTCGTTGTGAAGGACGAAAAGGTCGCTACAACTGAAGTGCTTTGGACACCAAAACTCGGAGAGACTGTGGTTTCGGCGGACTGGGTGCCGACAACAGAAGGCGAAACAGAAGTTGTGGCACGCATAGATGTCGCCGATACGAATGAAAAAGATAACACCGCATCGGAAAAACTCACTGTCTATCCGCAGTCTACTGCAGCAACGGATGCCCAATTAGTGAACCCGACAAAAGTGAGCGAAACTGTTTACCAACTCGGCAATGTGCTTTTTGACACCAGCAAGCGTGAAGTAACGATTCCAGGGGAAATCAACATTGTGGGTGGCGATATCAATATTGAATTCTTTGCGTGCGGCACACTTGGAAAAACACATGAGAGTATCTTGATTATTGATGCAGAACCCATTCATATATTTGCAGCACTCGGTGCTTTGGATTATGATGCAGGTATGAATCTCACAGTCGAAGGTGATCCACGTCCTCCCACGGGGTCGCCGGTTGAAATCTGGGTGGAATGGAGTCGTGGCGACGAAGTTGTTTCACGCCGAGCAAGAGAGTTGATATGGAATGCCTTCACGGAGCAGCCGATGCAAGAGACATCGTGGATTTTCAACGGTGGACGGCTCCGCAATAATCAATTCACTGCCCAACTCTTTCACAACATTATTGCTGTCTACCGCGACCCGGATTCACTTTTTAATCATCCCCTACCCACCGGCACCGATGACCGGACATACCGCGTTAACACCGATGTGATACCACCGAAAGGGACCAAGATAAAACTGATCATCCGTCCCGTCGTCGCTTGA
- a CDS encoding threonine synthase produces MNTHNETLKNLECSKCGETYPHTEPQNVCTTCGKPLLARYALEALAGTWQRDTLLSRPASLWRYRELLPIATPEDIVTLGETMTPLVHTKRLGTEFGLREVWVKDESRLPTGSFKARGLAMAVSKAKSLGLKALAIPSAGNAATALAVYAAAAGIAAHIFMPQDTPAFNKQTCQLAGANVTLIDGLITDAGRIVAERKEQEGWFDVSTLKEPYRVEGKKTMGFELAEQCNWELPDVIIYPTGGGTGIVGMWKGFAELEAIGWIGEKRPRFISVQSTGCAPIAKAWEEGAMEATPWHNAQTVASGLRVPQAIGDFLILEAIRKSNGAAIAVTDEAIHEAMQLLPTTEGLLTCPEGAATVAALKQLVSKGMIEPSERVVLFNTGGYQ; encoded by the coding sequence ATGAATACTCACAACGAAACGCTAAAAAATCTGGAATGTAGCAAGTGTGGTGAAACCTATCCACACACCGAACCACAGAATGTCTGTACCACTTGTGGAAAGCCGCTACTTGCCCGTTACGCCCTTGAAGCATTGGCAGGAACATGGCAGCGCGACACGCTTCTATCCCGCCCTGCTTCGCTCTGGCGTTACAGGGAGCTCCTACCGATAGCAACACCTGAAGACATCGTGACGCTCGGAGAGACAATGACACCACTTGTCCATACGAAAAGGTTAGGGACGGAGTTTGGACTCCGAGAAGTTTGGGTGAAAGATGAATCTCGGCTGCCTACTGGCAGCTTCAAGGCGCGCGGTTTGGCGATGGCGGTATCCAAAGCGAAGTCACTCGGACTTAAAGCATTAGCGATCCCTTCGGCTGGCAACGCTGCGACGGCACTTGCGGTTTATGCCGCTGCTGCGGGTATTGCCGCACATATTTTCATGCCACAAGATACACCCGCCTTCAATAAGCAGACGTGTCAACTTGCTGGGGCAAACGTTACGCTGATTGACGGTCTAATTACGGATGCTGGCAGAATTGTGGCAGAGCGGAAGGAACAAGAAGGTTGGTTTGACGTATCAACCCTGAAAGAGCCATACCGTGTGGAAGGTAAAAAGACGATGGGGTTTGAGCTTGCGGAACAGTGCAATTGGGAGCTGCCAGATGTCATCATCTATCCTACCGGTGGTGGCACAGGAATCGTCGGGATGTGGAAAGGCTTTGCGGAGTTGGAAGCAATCGGTTGGATTGGCGAGAAAAGACCTCGGTTCATTTCGGTGCAATCGACAGGATGCGCGCCGATTGCCAAGGCATGGGAAGAAGGTGCAATGGAAGCAACGCCGTGGCATAATGCACAGACCGTGGCGAGCGGTTTGCGTGTGCCACAAGCGATCGGGGATTTTCTGATTTTAGAGGCGATACGTAAAAGCAACGGTGCCGCGATTGCCGTCACGGACGAAGCCATCCATGAGGCAATGCAATTGCTCCCAACAACCGAAGGGCTCCTGACGTGTCCCGAAGGCGCAGCGACAGTCGCAGCACTCAAACAACTCGTCTCAAAAGGCATGATTGAACCTTCCGAGCGCGTTGTGCTATTCAACACGGGTGGGTATCAGTAG
- a CDS encoding ornithine carbamoyltransferase (catalyzes the formation of L-citrulline from carbamoyl phosphate and L-ornithine in arginine biosynthesis and degradation), giving the protein MHLITLKPWSETDILETVENSLKIKNHPEKYRHAVGGKSLCLLFQKTSTRTRCAGEVGITQLGGHAHYLDWRTTNFALADLGDEMRVLSAYVDIILARFLKHAELVEAAAAATVPVINGCCDRYHPTQALGDLMTIQEHLGRLEGVKLCFIGVHNNVCNSLIAAGMKVGVEVSVVAPEVNPAAVDKELWNEASRKGLYKPIDTDAAGVERSLERVIAESDIVYTDTWVDMEFFTDPAFAKERKRRLEKMMPYQLNAKLLQAHECRIMHCLPAHHGYEISGELVNDERSIIFDQSENRLHSMKAICLKLLEES; this is encoded by the coding sequence ATGCACCTGATTACGCTAAAACCTTGGTCAGAAACGGATATTCTTGAGACAGTTGAAAACAGCCTGAAAATAAAAAACCATCCCGAAAAATATAGACACGCTGTCGGTGGGAAAAGTCTCTGCCTGCTTTTCCAAAAGACCTCCACACGGACACGATGCGCAGGTGAGGTTGGCATAACACAACTCGGTGGACATGCACACTACCTCGATTGGCGGACGACCAACTTTGCGTTAGCCGATCTCGGCGACGAAATGCGCGTCCTCTCAGCGTACGTTGATATTATCTTAGCCCGTTTCTTGAAACACGCCGAACTCGTTGAGGCAGCAGCCGCTGCAACCGTCCCTGTAATTAACGGTTGCTGCGATAGATACCATCCGACACAGGCTCTCGGTGACCTGATGACAATACAAGAGCACCTCGGCAGACTCGAAGGTGTTAAACTCTGTTTTATCGGTGTGCATAACAACGTCTGTAATTCGCTGATTGCTGCTGGAATGAAGGTCGGCGTTGAGGTTTCAGTCGTCGCACCAGAGGTAAATCCCGCCGCTGTTGATAAAGAGTTGTGGAACGAGGCTTCGCGGAAAGGACTCTATAAGCCGATTGACACCGATGCTGCAGGTGTTGAGCGTTCATTGGAGCGGGTCATCGCTGAAAGCGATATTGTCTATACGGATACGTGGGTGGACATGGAATTCTTTACAGACCCGGCTTTTGCAAAGGAACGGAAACGGCGGTTAGAAAAGATGATGCCGTATCAATTGAACGCCAAACTACTGCAAGCGCATGAATGTCGGATTATGCACTGTCTTCCTGCGCATCACGGCTATGAAATTTCAGGCGAACTCGTCAACGATGAACGTTCAATTATATTCGACCAGTCGGAGAACCGTCTCCATAGTATGAAAGCGATCTGTCTCAAATTGCTTGAAGAATCCTAA